DNA from Krasilnikovia cinnamomea:
CGCCGAGCCGGTCGCGGCCACCGTCATCGTCCGGTCCGGCCGGTCGGCCGAAGGCGACGTCGTCGTATGCCATGTCCGCCCCTCCTGGTGTGGTCAAGGCGGCCGGGGCCTCCCCGGCTCAGGATACGGAGGCACCCGTACCCGGGTTCAAGGCCAATTGGACACCCGTCAGCGACGTCCCGGACTCTTGTCGGAGTCGTCCTCATCCTTCCGGTCAGATGGGGGCACCCGACACGCCCGTTCCAGCCAGAGTGCCGCACCGACCAGCGCGAGCGCGGAGACCACGCCGCCGATCGCTGCCGGGATGTCCTGCTGGGCGGCGTGCGTCGGGTCCAGGGCCAGCCAGGAGAGCAGGCCCGCGGAGAACCCGGCGGACAGCGCCCCGGCCAGCGACGACGCCTTGGCCAGCACGGCGTACCGGGCGACCGCGAGCGCGTCGACCGGCAGGGCGCCGCGGCGGTGCTGGATCCGGGCCCGGGTGTTCTGCGCGAGCAGGAACTCGGCCACCGCCAGCGCGGCCAGCACGATGATGGGCGGCCACGGCAGCGGCGGCATCCGCCAGTACAGGGTGCTCAGCAGCAGCCAACCGAACGCCGCGGCGCCCAGCGCCGCGACCACCAGCACCGACGGGTTGGTCGGCCGCATCGTGGGAGGGTGCCGGTCACCGCCGGGGTCACTGCTCACGGATCCGACTCTAACGGCAGGTCGGGCCGGGGGCTCAGTGCGGCGACGTCGGCGGCCAGCGCGTTCGTGGTGAGCAGATCGGTGACCCAGCCGTGGCCGGGCAGCTGCGCGTAGGGCTGCAGGTCCAGCCACGGCTTGAGCACGAACGCCCGCTGGTGCGCCCGGGGATGCGGCAGGGTGAGCTCGGGATCGTCCTGGCACACCGGGGTGCCGTCCTCCTGCCACACCGCGATGACGTCGACGTCCAGGGTGCGCGGCCCGAAGCGCCGCTGCGGGTCACGCACGCGGCCCGCGGCCGACTCCAGCGCCCGGGCCCGGTCCAGCCACTGCCGCGGCGCGGCCGCCGGGTCCACGACCAGCACGACCGCATTCAGGTACGGCGGCTGCTCGGCGTCCCCCCACGGTGGGGTCTCGTACACCCCGGAGGTGAGCACCACCGCCTCCCCCAGCCCGTGTACGGCGGTGCGCAGGTGCGCGTACCGGTCGCCGAGGTTGCCGCCCAGCGACAGGATCGCCCGGGTCATCGGGTCCGCCGCAGGGTGACCGCCACGTCGGCGAACTCGTGCGGGATGGGCGCCTGCGGCTTGTGCACCGTGATCGTGGCGGCGGCGACCCGGGCGTCCCGCAGGCAGACCGCGACGAGCCGGTCCGCCAGGGTCTCGATGAGGTCGACCGGCTCGCCCGCGACGACCGCGGCCAGCTCGCCCGCCAGCTCGCCGTAGTGGACGGTGTCGGCGACGTCGTCACTGGTCGCGGCCGGGGCGAGGTCGAGCTCCAGGTCGGCGTCGATCACGAAGTCCTGACCCTCGCGCCGCTCGTGGGCGAAGACGCCGTGGAAGCCGCGTACCCGGAGGCCGGTGAGGGTGATCCGGTCGGCGCCGCCGCCGGACCGCCCAGGTCCGCCGGTGGGATGGCCGGGTCCGTTGGCGGGGTGGCCGGGTCCGTTGGCGAGGTGGCCGGATCCGTCGGCGGACCGCCCAGGTCCGTCTGTGGGGCGGGCGGATTCGGCTCCGAGCGGGCGCGGGGTCATGCGGCCTCCCGCAGGCGGGGGCGGCCGGTGGCGGTCCAGACGGCCAGGGCGTCGGTGGTGGCGCGGACGTCGTGCACCCGGACCCCCCACGCGCCCGCCGCCACGGCCAGCACGCTGGTCGCGATCGTGGCGGCCTCGCGGCCGTCGACCGGGCGCGGCGCGCCGTCCGGCCCGGCCAGCAGGCGGCCGAGGTACGACTTGCGGCTGGCCGCGAAGAGCACCGGGAAGCCGAGGGCGACCAGCGTGCCGAGGTGGGCGCTGAGCGCCCAGTTGTGTTCGGCCTGCTTGGCGAAGCCCAGGCCGGGGTCGAGGATGAGCTGTTCCGGTGCGACCCCGGCCTCGGTCGCGTCCGCGACCCGGTCGAGAAGCTCGGCGCGGACCTCGGCGACCACGTCGGTGTAGACCGCGCGGTCCTGCATGTCGCGGGAGTGGCCGCGCCAGTGCATGAGGATCCACGGGCAGCCGGCCGAGGCGACGACCGTGGCCATGGCCGGGTCGGCGAGGCCGCCGGAGACGTCGTTGACGATGACCGCGCCCGCCTCCAGAGCGGCGCCCGCGACCTCGGCGCGGGTCGTGTCGATGCTGAGCGGGACCCCGGCCGCGGCCAGCTGCCGGATCACCGGGACGACCCGGGCGATCTCGGTGGCCGCGTCGACCCGTTCGGCGCCGGGCCGGGTGGACTCGCCGCCGACGTCCACGAGCGCCGCGCCGTCGCGGTGCAGCGCGACGCCGTGGGCGACCGCGGCGTCCAGGTCGACGTACCGGCCACCGTCCGAGAAGGAGTCCGGGGTCACGTTGACCACGCCCATCACGACCGGGTGATTGCTACGCAATAGCCGGTTCCCGACGCCGACCGAGTTGTCCACAGGCACACGGTACCGACCACACGATCTTCGAACGCGCGTACGATCCCTCGTGACTCATCTTCAGTCACGTCTCCACCTTGGGTAACGAATCAGGCAGCTTGTAGGTAGGAAGTACGGCCCGTACTCTTCGGAACTGGGCATCATTAAAGGACCGAAGAGAGCAGATGGGCTTGGAAGGACTGCAGTGCCCTAACGGCTCACTCGACGTGGTGAGCAGGAAGTAGCACCATATGGGCGTTGCCGCCAGCGAGGCTTCACAACTGCACCGTGCCCGGCGCCCCTCGCCGAGCACCCGGGAGGTACACCGATGATCGCCACCGACTTCGCCGCTCAGCTCGCGACGGCGCTCCAGCACGGCCCGCTCGCCGCCCCCGCCGAGCCGAAGGGAATCAACACCGAGGGTGTCGTCACCTTCTTCGCCAGCAACATCGCCCCCATCCTGCTGGCGGTCCTCGGCGTCATCTTCATCGGCCGGGCCAGCCGGGGGGAGATCTCGAAGGTGCTGACGAGTTCAGCGATCGCCATCGTGGGGCTGGCGTTCATCGCGGGCGCCGCGACGCTGTTCTTCGTCGGCGACTACCTCATCAACCTCCTCTTCAGCTAGGCCGCAGGCGGACACATGCGGCTGCGCACCGACGACGACATCTACCGGGCCCGGCTGGTCTACCTAGGACCACCGGGGTACACGCTGCCGGTCCACCTGCCGTACGCGCAGTACGGCATGTTCGTCGGGCTCGTGCCACTGTTCATGCTGCTGCACTACCTGATGACCTTCGACTTCGACGCGTTCCCGGCCTGGGAGATCGCCCTGGCCATGGTGACGACGTCGTACGTGTTCCGGCACGTCGATCCCGACCGGCCCGCCCGGGTGGTCATCCGCACCGCGCTCACCGACTGGCGTCGCACCCGCGAACCAGCCGTGGAGCAACGCGATCCGAGACTTGTCGCTACTCGCATCCGGGTTCGGGAGGAGCTGATATGACCGGTCTGACCAGTCCTGCGGCGTGCCCGAACGGGGCATGCGCATGACCGATTCCACACCGCCGGGGCATCCTCGCGCGGCCCTCTCCCCCACAGCCAGGCAAGGTAACGGTGTGCGCTCGGACAACTACCCCTCGCCGCCCTTCCCGGGCGAGGACCTTGACCCTGAGATCGTGACCAACCCCGGGCACGGCGCGGTCGGCGTGTTCCAGGCACCCCAGCCCGTACGGCCCCGGTCGGCCGCGGACACCACCATGGACATCGACTCACCGTTCCTCGATCTGTTCGGCGGGGCTCCGGCGCCCGCCCGGCCGTCCACCCCAGTCCCGGATACCCCACCGGAAGATCAGTATGCCGATGACCACGACCCGGATTTCGATCTGGTGGTCGACGGCACCGTATCCGGCGAGATCATCCCGGGGAACCCGTCCGCATCGGACGCGCCTGCGGCCAAGCTCGAAGAGCGCGTGGACACGACCCCGGTCACGGACCCCGTGGCGCAGGAGCCGGCGTTCACCCGGGTTCCGGCCGGGCCACCGGCGGACTTCTTCGACGACGACCCGGGCACCCCCGATCCGATCTTCGACGACCCCGACTTCGCCGAGTGGACGGACGAGACCGGCCCGGGCGCGCTCCGTCCGGGCACGACCCTGCCCGCCCGGGGCGCCGACACCGACGTCCCGGACGTCCCCGTCACGACACCACCGCTGTGGCAGACGGTGGCCGCGCCGAGTGCCACCACCCCGGTGGGCGGGACGGTCGCTCCCGGGGTCACCGCGGTGCCATCGGCACGGGCGGGAGCACCGCCGTACGATGCGGCGGCCCCGGGCCGGGCCGATCTGCCGGCCACCCGGCCGGAGCACGCGCCCGCGCACCGCAGCACCAAGGAGCCGGCCCGGCGCAAGCGTCGGCGCGGCGGCGCCGACGCGGAACCGGCGAACCTGCCCGCCGTCACCGCACCCGCGGACCCGGACCGCAAACAGCGGAAGGCGAAAGACGCCAAGGCGGCGCCGCTGCGCCCGCACAAGCTGAAGTTCAGCGACCGCGACCCGGCCGTCGAGCTGGAGATCACCGAGATCGCGGGGCACCTGACCTTCACCCAGAGCACGGTCACCGCCTGGTATCAGCTGCCCGAGGTGCGTTGGGCGTTCCGGCCCGACGCCGAGCGGGAGGCCCTGCTCTCCGCGATCTCCGAGCAGTACGCGGGCCTGGCCGGCTTCCGGCTGCACCTGCGCCGCACCAGCCGGCCGTTTCCGGCCGACGAGTGGGCCCGCACGGTGGACTCCTTCACCGCCAAGCCGCTGCCCGACGTCTCGGGCGCGACGTCCTGGTCGGATCACCTGGTCGCGGCGCAGCGGCACCTGCTGTCGGTCAACCACGCCGAGGGCCAGACGTTCCTGGGCGTGACGTTCGCCCGGCGCTCGCTGGGCGACACGTTCGCCGAGCGCGTCCTGCGCATCGTCGGCAAGGGCACCACGGACGGCGAGCGCCGCAAGCTGGGCCGCACGGTCGAGCAGTTCGACGAGGTGCTCAACGCGTTCGGCATGCGCGGGCGGCGGGTCACCCCGCAGGAGCTGGAATGGCTGCTGTTCCGCTCCGTCGCGCTGTGCATGGCCCCGCCCGGCCCCCTCTCCCCGGTCACCAACGGGCACTGGGAGCGCGGCGACCTGCTGGCCCTCACCGAGCAGGTGGAGCGCTACCGCACCCCGTACGGATCGACCGTCAAGCTGGTCAACCGCATGTCCGGCGAGGAACGCCACGTGGCGGTGCTGTCGGTCGGCCGGATGGAGCCGCTGGAGATCCCGGAGAAGCACGAGCCGTGGCTGCACTTCCACGAGCGGCTGCCGTGGCCCATGGAGCTCTCGTCGCGCATCGACATCCTCGGCTCGACCAGCTCCTTCAAGAACCTGGAGCACCGGCTGCGGATGATCCGCTCTCAGCAGCTCGACTACGCCGAGCACGGCATCGACGCGCCGCCCGAGCTGGAACGCCTCGCCAAACGGGCCCTGGTGATCGGCGACGAGATGACCACCGGCCTGCCGGTCGAGTCGGCCCGCGCGCACGGCTGGCACCGGATCGCGGTCGGCGGCGCCACCCGCGAGGAGTGTCTGGAGCGAGCCCGGCGCCTCATCCAGCTCTACTCCCGCGAGCTGCGCATCTCGCTGCAACACCCGAAGAACCAGGACCAGCTGGCCCGCGAGTTCATCCCGGGCGAGCCGATCGCCAACACCGGATACGTACGCCGCATGCCGGTCAAGCTGCTGGCCGCCGCGCTGCCCCAGGCCGCCTCCACGGTCGGTGACCGGCGCGGTGACCTGATCGGGCGTACCGCGGGGACGTGCCGCCGGCCGGTCTTCCTCGACCTGCACTTCCCCATGGAGGTGCGGGAGCGCTCCGGGCTCGGGGTGTTCGTCGCCGAGCCCGGCGGAGGCAAGTCCACGCTGATGGGCGCCCTGGGCTATCTGAACGCGCGGCGCGGCGTGCAGGTGACCCTGCTCGACCCGTCGGGACCGCTGGCCCGGCTGTGCCAGATGCCCGAGCTGCGGCCGTACTCGCGGGTGCTCAACCTGACCGGCTCGGAACAGGGCACCTTGGCGCCGTACGCGCTGATCCCCACGCCGGTGCGCACCGAGTTCCCGACCGGTCCCGCCGGTGACCGGGAGTTCGAGATCGCGGTCTCCAACGCCCGCGCCGAGCGCCGGATGCTGGTCCAGGACATCTGCTCCATGCTGGTCCCGCCGCAGGTCGCCAAGGAGGCCTCCACGGCGACCCTGCTGCGCCACGCGGTGCGCCAGGTGCCCGCCGAGGAGACCTCCACGATCGACGACGTGGTCGCCACGCTGCAGAACCTGGGCGACGACGAGGGCCGGGAGCTGGCGAACCTGCTGCTGGACACCGCCGAGATGCCGCTGGCGCTGTTGTTCTTCGGCCGGCCGCCGCAGCACCTGCTCAGCGGCGACGCGACCCTGACCGTCATCACGATGGCCGGGCTCCGCCTGCCCGACCTGAAGATCGAACGCGAGTACTGGTCCGCCGAGGAGTCCCTGGCGCTGCCGATGCTGCACACCGCGCACCGGCTGGCCGTGCGCCGCTGCTACGGCGGTTCGATGTCGTCCCGCAAGCTGGTCGGCCTCGACGAGGCCCACTTCATGGAGGGCTGGCGCTCCGGGCGTTCGTTCCTGGTCCGGCTGGCCCGCGACTCCCGGAAGTGGAACCTCGCCGCCCTGGTCGCCTCGCAGAACCCGCGCGACATCCTCGGCCTCGACGTGCAGAACCTGGTCTCGACCGTGTTCGTCGGCCGGATCGCCGAGGACCAGGAGATCGCCTCCGAGGCGCTGCGCCTGCTCCGCGTCCCGGTCCACGACGGGTACGAGGCCACCCTCGCCTCCCTGTCGCAGGTGGACACCGCGTCCGCACACCGGCTCGGGTTCCGCGAGTTCGTGATGCGCGACGTGGACGGCCGGGTGCAGAAGGTCCGGGTCGACGTCTCGTACGTCGACGGGCTGCTGGAGCACCTGGACACCACCCCCGCGGCCGCGCAGGCGGCACCCACGGCGATTCCGTCGTCGTTCACCGACCTGGAGGTCTGAATGGTCCGGCGGGCGTGCGCCCTGCTGCTCACCGTGCTGGTCGCGGCGGTCGCGTCGGTCGCGTGGGCGGTGGCGGCGCCGTCCGGCGCGGTAGCGGCCGTGCCCGCCCAGGCGCCCGGCGGCCTGTGCAGCACCGAGGAGTGGCAGTCGGACTTCAAGGCGTGCGTCGACCGGCTGGCCGACGTCAGCGCGGCCCGCGCCGAGTGCCTCACCCCGCCCACCCCGAGCGCGCCGGACTCCGGCCTGGCGGGCTGGTTCGCCGAGCGCCCCGAGTCGTCGACCCTGCCCGGCCCCCAGGGCATCTACAGCCAGTACGGGTACGCGGGCTACGCGTACACGACGTACGACCTGGACAGCGGGTGCGCGTCCACGCTCGTGGACCCGGAGTACAAGTTCGAGACGACGGTGGCCAACGGCGAGTTCATGATCGCCACGGCGGTCATCGGGGCGTCCAACGCGCTGCGCGAGCGGGCCTGGGACCCGGCGTCGATGTGGGGCTGGGCCGACCCGCTGGTCCAGCAGGCCACCAAGGCGGTCTACGAGAAGGTCTTCAGCGTCTTCGGCGTCATCACCCTGGCGATCGTGGGCCTGTACCTGATCTGGCGCTCCCAGCAGGCGGAGATGGGCGCGGCGATGACGACGGCCGGGTGGGCGATCCTCATCATGGTGGCGGTCACGGCGATCGCCGCGTGGCCGGTGCGCTCGGCCAACATCGCCGACCAGAGCCTCATCACGACCCTGGGCGTAGTCCACGACGCGGTCGGCCCGCGCGGCCAGACCCTTCCGGCGGATCAGTGCGACGACCCCACCCCGGGCGCCTGCACGGACCACCGCCCGCCCGCCGTACGGGCCAGCGACACCGCCACCGAGACGATGTTGTACCGCAACTGGCTGCGCGGGCTGCTCGGCTCGGCCGACAGCACCACCGCGCAGAAGTACGGCATGGCCCTCTACGACGCCCGCTCGCTGAGCTGGGACGAGGCCCAGAAGATGCGGGACAACCCGGACACCCGCACGGCGACCCTCAACGCCAAGAAGGAGCAGTGGGAGAAGGTCGCCGAGCAGATCAAGCAGGAGGACCCGGAGGCGTACGAGTACCTCCAGGGCGTCAACGGGATGGACCGGATCGGCGCCGGGTTCATCGCGATGCTGGCCTCCGTGATGTTCGCGATGTTCGACCTGACCGCGTCGCTGCTCGTGCTGCTGGGCTTCCTGGTCTTCCGCTGGGCGGTGATCGCCGCACCGATCCTGGGCACGATCGGGCTGCTGCGCCCGGCCAGTTCCGGCATCCGGCGACTGGGCAACGCGGTCGTGGCGGCGCTGTTCAACATCGCGATCTTCGGCACCGGCGCGGCGATCTACCTGTTCGCGGTCGACCTGATCATGAATACGCCGAGCCTGCCGGGCTGGCTGCAGGTTGTCCTCGTCTGGCTCTGCGGCGTGGTGGGATGGCTGCTGCTGCGGCCGTACCGGCGGATCACCCAGCTCGGCGGCAAGGACGGAACGGCCGCGATCACCTCGGCCGGGTCCTGGCACCGGCGGTTCTTCCGGGACGTGCGCGAGGCGGCCAAACTGGAGGTCGCCGATGCGGGCGGCACCCGGGAACCAGCGATCGGCAAGCGCCGTACGGTCTACGTCGAACAGTCGAACCTGCGTCCGGAGGCGCGCCTGGAGGATCCGGCGCACGCCGCCGCCAACCGCGGCCAGGCGGTCACGGTCGCGGCGTCCGGTCAGCTGGACAGCGTGCCGGCGCCCCGTCCGGACGGCACCGAGACCAGACACGTCGACGCGCCCGCTGAACGGGCTCCGGTCACGGCCACCCGCGCCGTCCGGCCCCGGCGCCAGTCCTCGTGGACGGAGCCGGACGTGGCCGAGCGTCCCGCGTCGTACGCGATCTACCGGCCGGAGACCGGCGACACGGTCCGGGAACCGGCTCCGCCCCGCACCCGCACCGAGGCGAGGTGACCGGCCGTGCCGCGCTTCGTCGAACTCAGCCTCAACCGGATCTTCAAGTCCCGCTGGGGCGTCGCGCTGGTGATCGCCGCGCTGGTGCTGCTGGTCGTCGGCACGGGGCGGCTGTTCTCCGACGGCGATGACCGCGCCGGGGCGGTCATCTCCACGGTCTCGCCCGCCCCCGTGCTCAGCGCGAACCCGGACGACGACGACAGCGTGATCTCAGCGGATCCGCCGCCGTCACCCACCACCGATCCCGGCACGGCGGAGCCGGAAGCGGTCGCGTACGCGTTCGCCTCCGCCTGGGTGAACCACCGCAACATCTCCGCGGGGGCCTGGCACGACGGCCTCGCCCCGAACGCCACCAAGGACCTGTCCGACGACCTGGCCGGGGTGGACCCGGCCGGCGTGCCCGCTGATCGGGTGCTGGGCAGACCCGCGATAGTCCCGGTCGGCGAGGGCCTCGTCGACGCGGTCGTCACCACGAACGCGGGCAAGCTGACCCTTCGCCTGGTGGCGCCCGACCGGCATTGGCTGGTGGACGGCATCGACTGGGACGCCTCATGAGGCTTCCCCGGCCGCGTCCCGTCATCCTGCTCACCGCACTGGTCGCCACGTTGACCGTGCTGTGCTGCGGGGGAAGCGTGGTCGCCCTGCTCGTCGGCGCGTTCGACGCCGACCGCAACGACCCGCGGTACACGACCGCCGGGTGCGGCGTCGGCGGGGTCGTGGATCCCGACGAGAAGATGCCCCGGGTCAGCCGCT
Protein-coding regions in this window:
- the folB gene encoding dihydroneopterin aldolase; amino-acid sequence: MTLTGLRVRGFHGVFAHERREGQDFVIDADLELDLAPAATSDDVADTVHYGELAGELAAVVAGEPVDLIETLADRLVAVCLRDARVAAATITVHKPQAPIPHEFADVAVTLRRTR
- the folP gene encoding dihydropteroate synthase, which gives rise to MGVVNVTPDSFSDGGRYVDLDAAVAHGVALHRDGAALVDVGGESTRPGAERVDAATEIARVVPVIRQLAAAGVPLSIDTTRAEVAGAALEAGAVIVNDVSGGLADPAMATVVASAGCPWILMHWRGHSRDMQDRAVYTDVVAEVRAELLDRVADATEAGVAPEQLILDPGLGFAKQAEHNWALSAHLGTLVALGFPVLFAASRKSYLGRLLAGPDGAPRPVDGREAATIATSVLAVAAGAWGVRVHDVRATTDALAVWTATGRPRLREAA
- the folK gene encoding 2-amino-4-hydroxy-6-hydroxymethyldihydropteridine diphosphokinase, which produces MTRAILSLGGNLGDRYAHLRTAVHGLGEAVVLTSGVYETPPWGDAEQPPYLNAVVLVVDPAAAPRQWLDRARALESAAGRVRDPQRRFGPRTLDVDVIAVWQEDGTPVCQDDPELTLPHPRAHQRAFVLKPWLDLQPYAQLPGHGWVTDLLTTNALAADVAALSPRPDLPLESDP
- a CDS encoding DUF3180 domain-containing protein; protein product: MRPTNPSVLVVAALGAAAFGWLLLSTLYWRMPPLPWPPIIVLAALAVAEFLLAQNTRARIQHRRGALPVDALAVARYAVLAKASSLAGALSAGFSAGLLSWLALDPTHAAQQDIPAAIGGVVSALALVGAALWLERACRVPPSDRKDEDDSDKSPGRR
- a CDS encoding MFS transporter; the protein is MVRRACALLLTVLVAAVASVAWAVAAPSGAVAAVPAQAPGGLCSTEEWQSDFKACVDRLADVSAARAECLTPPTPSAPDSGLAGWFAERPESSTLPGPQGIYSQYGYAGYAYTTYDLDSGCASTLVDPEYKFETTVANGEFMIATAVIGASNALRERAWDPASMWGWADPLVQQATKAVYEKVFSVFGVITLAIVGLYLIWRSQQAEMGAAMTTAGWAILIMVAVTAIAAWPVRSANIADQSLITTLGVVHDAVGPRGQTLPADQCDDPTPGACTDHRPPAVRASDTATETMLYRNWLRGLLGSADSTTAQKYGMALYDARSLSWDEAQKMRDNPDTRTATLNAKKEQWEKVAEQIKQEDPEAYEYLQGVNGMDRIGAGFIAMLASVMFAMFDLTASLLVLLGFLVFRWAVIAAPILGTIGLLRPASSGIRRLGNAVVAALFNIAIFGTGAAIYLFAVDLIMNTPSLPGWLQVVLVWLCGVVGWLLLRPYRRITQLGGKDGTAAITSAGSWHRRFFRDVREAAKLEVADAGGTREPAIGKRRTVYVEQSNLRPEARLEDPAHAAANRGQAVTVAASGQLDSVPAPRPDGTETRHVDAPAERAPVTATRAVRPRRQSSWTEPDVAERPASYAIYRPETGDTVREPAPPRTRTEAR
- a CDS encoding ATP-binding protein, with translation MTDSTPPGHPRAALSPTARQGNGVRSDNYPSPPFPGEDLDPEIVTNPGHGAVGVFQAPQPVRPRSAADTTMDIDSPFLDLFGGAPAPARPSTPVPDTPPEDQYADDHDPDFDLVVDGTVSGEIIPGNPSASDAPAAKLEERVDTTPVTDPVAQEPAFTRVPAGPPADFFDDDPGTPDPIFDDPDFAEWTDETGPGALRPGTTLPARGADTDVPDVPVTTPPLWQTVAAPSATTPVGGTVAPGVTAVPSARAGAPPYDAAAPGRADLPATRPEHAPAHRSTKEPARRKRRRGGADAEPANLPAVTAPADPDRKQRKAKDAKAAPLRPHKLKFSDRDPAVELEITEIAGHLTFTQSTVTAWYQLPEVRWAFRPDAEREALLSAISEQYAGLAGFRLHLRRTSRPFPADEWARTVDSFTAKPLPDVSGATSWSDHLVAAQRHLLSVNHAEGQTFLGVTFARRSLGDTFAERVLRIVGKGTTDGERRKLGRTVEQFDEVLNAFGMRGRRVTPQELEWLLFRSVALCMAPPGPLSPVTNGHWERGDLLALTEQVERYRTPYGSTVKLVNRMSGEERHVAVLSVGRMEPLEIPEKHEPWLHFHERLPWPMELSSRIDILGSTSSFKNLEHRLRMIRSQQLDYAEHGIDAPPELERLAKRALVIGDEMTTGLPVESARAHGWHRIAVGGATREECLERARRLIQLYSRELRISLQHPKNQDQLAREFIPGEPIANTGYVRRMPVKLLAAALPQAASTVGDRRGDLIGRTAGTCRRPVFLDLHFPMEVRERSGLGVFVAEPGGGKSTLMGALGYLNARRGVQVTLLDPSGPLARLCQMPELRPYSRVLNLTGSEQGTLAPYALIPTPVRTEFPTGPAGDREFEIAVSNARAERRMLVQDICSMLVPPQVAKEASTATLLRHAVRQVPAEETSTIDDVVATLQNLGDDEGRELANLLLDTAEMPLALLFFGRPPQHLLSGDATLTVITMAGLRLPDLKIEREYWSAEESLALPMLHTAHRLAVRRCYGGSMSSRKLVGLDEAHFMEGWRSGRSFLVRLARDSRKWNLAALVASQNPRDILGLDVQNLVSTVFVGRIAEDQEIASEALRLLRVPVHDGYEATLASLSQVDTASAHRLGFREFVMRDVDGRVQKVRVDVSYVDGLLEHLDTTPAAAQAAPTAIPSSFTDLEV